A single window of Anopheles moucheti chromosome 2, idAnoMoucSN_F20_07, whole genome shotgun sequence DNA harbors:
- the LOC128306353 gene encoding uncharacterized protein LOC128306353 has translation MLCQASKGVVNNLHKSRKVWIKALFIILVLNAHVLVVTSQQQQQQQQQQHQHQHQQQQHQQQQQQQQLLPTNLPSPQKRAGNIADGAKDHCNKTVDIYEDISSPEVTNLNRNRPLTCWYRFRSFRGAPRDWVLRLNFKKFKVGTLLNATHCDGGYLQIVDGNAKTDVSNRREPGQFCGESEQPQTFISETSAVKIVFHTDNFTDQTYFAFDSGAEQQMEVFNRYGPHPELYPNRRGEVVQGSYCEREFRDCRLQTCYVQSPAYPGIYPRALKCRYRLHTRLPFIKLYIQNEQFAVDGQRCENIMTCPMKEIGSGSEHCPYDWLAVYDGRDEHAPPIGKFCGMGKFPFSIIGTSQHMYVEFVSSPAGPLLNTGFHFNVGNWPGHVETVGTKHGACDWLLSSDALRATSASEGIFLSVAHWYPPNTSCSYHIQGNEDEVVRLYFPSFRINRIEAPIIKHEEDCAESLTIYDANNPDPARIIKTFCDTFSRPMEKIDFVSTGRSLYVKFLSKTGSYSGSSLYYWAHYDFFNNTKFGDPVPNTLCDEVFYAWKYSRGELKSPRNTLIYKRASGSDVRCQYKFITDRRLFSRVVVEVTSVTFKEVPYSISACTRCHEERVDKLILWEERDKSQNRLACFCDNIPRPVRIISSGDQMNLELIIQGQHATTSYFKNPNTLFEANYEFAHGPICGPITLGPSPDGELVFPYKNALGFQLTENRKEKCIWELKVAAQRDLWLHLDKARFAERSCEHGRIEVYLAGRLEPRFIICPENVSLARDLPILSAAELGAVENENEPLPVLIQYTGDSAIGKNAFKFVWTELFHLPRNADGTLATSAMFKDSCDFYCPGDQHVCIPEYLLCNGVLNCPNVTGLRVVESNIDKNYEYIEENYLRTGLFDKEFLLNIEYLTDESPELCRTKYIPGSNPGQVELPDVVECFQFPVVQMVVAGIIVSTLIILAFVIYCRLYGQKYYE, from the exons cCGGTAACATTGCCGATGGTGCCAAGGATCATTGCAACAAAACTGTTGACATCTATGAGGATATCTCCTCACCCGAAGTGACTAACCTGAACCGAAACCGGCCACTCACATGTTGGTACCGGTTTCGAAGCTTCCGCGGAGCACCACGCGATTGGGTACTGCGGTTGAACTTCAAAAAGTTTAAAGTAGGAACGCTGTTGAATGCGACGCACTGCGATGGAGGCTACTTGCAG ATAGTGGACGGTAATGCCAAAACCGATGTGTCAAACCGTAGAGAACCGGGTCAATTTTGCGGCGAGTCGGAACAACCGCAAACGTTCATCAGTGAAACAAGTGCCGTCAAAATAGTCTTTCACACCGATAATTTCACCGACCAG ACATATTTCGCGTTCGACTCTGGCGCAGAACAACAAATGGAGGTATTCAACCGATACGGTCCCCATCCGGAGCTTTATCCGAATCGCCGAGGTGAAGTGGTTCAAGG CTCGTACTGCGAACGAGAATTTCGCGACTGTCGGCTGCAGACCTGCTACGTGCAATCACCTGCTTATCCAGGAATATATCCGCGAGCGTTGAAGTGTCGCTACCGGCTCCACACGAGACTGCCTTTCATCAAGCTCTACATCCAGAATGAGCAGTTCGCAGTGGACGGACAGAG GTGTGAAAACATCATGACATGTCCGATGAAGGAGATAGGGTCTGGTTCGGAGCACTGTCCCTACGATTGGTTGGCTGTGTACGACGGACGCGACGAGCACGCACCACCGATTGGAAAATTCTGCGGGATGGGTAAATTCCCCTTCAGTATTATCG GAACGTCCCAGCATATGTATGTGGAGTTTGTATCCTCACCAGCTGGACCGCTGCTTAACACGGGTTTCCATTTCAACgtgggaaactggccaggtcATGTGGAAACGGTTGGTACCAAACATGGCGCGTGTGATTGGTTGCTTAGTTCTGATGCGTTACGTGCCACCAGTGCCTCCGAAGGCATCTTCCTCAGCGTAGCACACTGGTATCCACCAAATACCTCCTGCAGCTACCACATACAAGGAAACGAAGACGAAGTGGTTCGTCTTTACTTCCCGAG TTTTCGAATAAATCGTATCGAAGCGCCGATCATAAAGCACGAGGAGGACTGTGCAGAATCACTCACGATCTACGACGCAAACAATCCCGATCCTGCCCGTATCATCAAGACGTTCTGCGATACCTTCTCTCGACCGATGGAGAAGATCGACTTTGTCAGCACTGGTCGGTCGCTGTACGTGAAGTTTCTTAGCAAAACCGGCTCGTACAGTGGCAGCTCGCTGTACTACTGGGCACACTATGACTTTTTCAACAACACGAAGTTTGGTGATCCTGTGCCAAACACGCTCTGCGACGAGGTGTTCTATGCCTGGAAGTATAGCCGCGGAGAGTTAAAGTCCCCAAGGAACACACTCATCTACAAACGAGCCTCTGGCAGTGACGTTCGTTGCCAGTACAAGTTCATCACGGACCGTCGTTTGTTTTCGCGTGTTGTAGTCGAAGTGACATCGGTCACGTTCAAGGAAGTTCCCTACTCGATAAGCGCATGCACTCGCTGCCACGAGGAACGTGTCGATAAGCTAATTTTGTGGGAAGAACGAGACAAGAGCCAGAACCGGTTGGCCTGCTTTTGCGATAATATTCCCCGACCGGTGCGAATCATATCTTCGGGTGATCAAATGAATCTAGAGCTTATCATACAAGGACAGCACGCGACGACAAGCTACTTCAAAAACCCAAACACTCTGTTCGAGGCGAACTATGAGTTTGCACACGGACCAATTTGTGGACCGATTACGTTAGGTCCCTCGCCGGACGGAGAGCTGGTGTTTCCCTACAAAAACGCACTAGGATTCCAACTGACTGAAAACCGCAAAGAAAAATGCATCTGGGAGCTTAAGGTGGCGGCTCAACGTGATTTATGGTTGCACCTGGACAAGGCTCGGTTTGCTGAGCGTAGTTGTGAGCACGGCCGCATTGAGGTTTATCTTGCCGGCCGACTTGAGCCACGATTTATCATCTGTCCAGAAAATGTTAGCCTTGCCCGAGATCTACCAATACTGTCTGCGGCAGAGCTGGGTGCCGTCGAGAACGAGAATGAACCGCTGCCAGTACTGATACAGTACACGGGCGACAGTGCTATTGGTAAAAATGCTTTCAAATTCGTCTGGACAGAACTGTTCCATCTACCTCGCAATGCCGACGGCACGCTTGCAACCTCGGCCATGTTCAAGGACAGCTGCGATTTCTACTGTCCTGGTGATCAGCATGTTTGCATACCGGAATATTTACTGTGCAATGGTGTCCTTAACTGTCCCAACGTGACCGGCCTGCGAGTTGTGGAGAGTAACATCGACAAAAACTATGAGTACATCGAGGAAAACTATCTACGTACCGGGCTCTTCGACAAGGAGTTCCTGCTCAACATCGAGTATCTGACCGATGAGTCGCCGGAGCTCTGCCGGACGAAATACATACCCGGTAGCAACCCCGGCCAGGTCGAGCTACCGGACGTGGTCGAATGCTTCCAGTTTCCGGTGGTACAGATGGTTGTAGCTGGCATCATCGTCAGCACGCTAATCATTCTAGCTTTCGTCATCTACTGTCGTTTGTATGGGCAAAAGTATTACGAATGA